A single region of the Pontimicrobium sp. SW4 genome encodes:
- a CDS encoding mannosyltransferase, whose protein sequence is MQYWKLHKIPILFSITSVLFYFSFAYDLVRTDYIKLIGLYTGLFFLFYKLVQISKHNLKLLTWMAFGFRAIFILAIPNLSQDFYRFIWDGRIILEGFNPYLFTPESFIANGEFPVTQAQELYVGMGNLSASHYTNYPPLNQLCFVIAGLFTAKSILGSAMVLRLIIIAADFGTLHFGKKLLEKLKLPAHNIFWYILNPFIIIELTGNLHFEGVMIFFLMWSMYLLHSGKWQLAAVVFACSVSIKLIPLLFLPLFYQWFTKRDTSTTFGISTDVISTERSDEKSYNQIKHKNGVMLKQVQHDKKWIPAFAGKIKLISFYAIVGATTILLFLPFYSLQFVSNYAETVGLWFQNFEFNASLYYIAREIGFSITGYNEIAIIGTITAIIVFLFVVAMAFFRKNSSTIQLITAMLLALSFYYFTATTVHPWYVATLLILSVFTKYKFPLVWSFVIILSYLAYLQIGNANKSENLWIIVLEYTIVYGVFIWEVWLQPKRYHT, encoded by the coding sequence ATGCAATATTGGAAGCTTCATAAAATCCCAATACTGTTTTCAATAACTTCAGTTTTATTTTACTTTTCTTTTGCTTACGACCTCGTTAGAACCGACTATATTAAACTCATTGGTTTATATACTGGATTATTTTTTCTGTTTTATAAACTTGTTCAAATTTCAAAACACAATTTAAAATTACTTACTTGGATGGCTTTTGGCTTTCGAGCCATTTTTATTTTGGCCATACCAAATCTCTCTCAAGATTTTTACCGTTTTATTTGGGATGGTCGCATAATTTTAGAAGGCTTCAACCCATATCTATTTACTCCAGAATCCTTTATTGCAAATGGCGAATTTCCAGTAACGCAAGCACAAGAATTGTATGTTGGAATGGGAAACTTGAGCGCTAGTCATTACACCAATTATCCCCCTTTAAATCAATTGTGTTTTGTCATAGCTGGATTATTTACTGCAAAAAGTATTTTAGGTTCTGCTATGGTTTTAAGGCTCATTATTATTGCTGCTGATTTTGGTACACTGCATTTTGGAAAAAAACTATTAGAAAAACTAAAATTGCCTGCACACAACATCTTTTGGTATATCTTGAATCCGTTTATCATTATTGAACTTACAGGTAATTTACACTTTGAAGGTGTGATGATTTTCTTTTTAATGTGGAGTATGTATTTGCTTCATTCTGGAAAGTGGCAACTTGCTGCTGTTGTGTTTGCTTGCTCTGTATCCATAAAACTAATTCCGTTGTTATTTTTGCCTTTGTTTTATCAATGGTTTACAAAAAGAGATACTTCGACTACGTTCGGTATATCAACAGATGTCATTTCGACAGAGCGAAGCGACGAGAAATCTTATAATCAAATTAAACATAAAAATGGTGTGATGCTGAAACAAGTTCAGCATGACAAAAAGTGGATTCCTGCCTTCGCAGGAAAGATAAAATTGATATCATTTTATGCAATCGTAGGCGCTACTACTATTTTATTATTTCTACCATTTTACTCATTGCAATTTGTGAGTAACTACGCAGAAACAGTTGGTTTGTGGTTTCAAAATTTTGAATTCAATGCGAGCTTATATTATATAGCCAGAGAAATTGGTTTCTCTATTACAGGTTACAACGAAATTGCCATCATTGGAACAATAACAGCAATCATTGTGTTTCTTTTTGTTGTTGCAATGGCTTTCTTCCGAAAGAACTCATCAACAATTCAGCTCATCACTGCAATGCTTTTGGCTTTATCGTTTTACTACTTTACAGCAACTACAGTACATCCTTGGTACGTAGCAACACTTCTTATACTTTCCGTGTTTACCAAATACAAATTCCCTTTGGTTTGGAGTTTTGTAATCATATTAAGCTATTTGGCTTATTTACAAATAGGGAATGCCAACAAGTCTGAAAACCTATGGATTATAGTATTAGAATATACCATCGTTTATGGTGTTTTTATTTGGGAAGTTTGGTTACAACCTAAACGTTATCATACTTGA
- a CDS encoding EamA family transporter: protein MNKAIPFILLILTMLLWAANFYAVKIALEHYAPLGIATWRFLFGVLTLLGILFIRNRKEVFLLKYKKKEWWYLFLTAFFGIFLTIYFFNVGLKTTSAINGSLILATAPAITGVFSFFLLKQRLTFMQWLAISISFFGVIIILVKGDVTKLFDLKFEIGDIYILLMAIVFSYSQIIVSKHLAHIDAIKMTSIASFFALVLFSIFSIPELAVNTIPTAPSFWWSVLFMGVLGTGLAYAAFFYCVVKLGTTISALSMNLIPFFAVLLAFPFGEKLHSVQIFGGVIIILGIVIFKRNKR from the coding sequence ATGAACAAAGCGATACCCTTTATACTTTTAATACTAACTATGTTGCTTTGGGCTGCAAATTTTTATGCTGTAAAAATTGCACTAGAGCACTACGCACCCTTGGGTATTGCTACTTGGCGGTTTTTATTTGGTGTGCTAACACTTTTGGGGATTCTATTTATTAGGAATAGGAAAGAAGTTTTTCTTCTTAAATATAAAAAAAAAGAGTGGTGGTATCTATTTTTAACCGCATTTTTTGGAATATTCCTTACAATTTATTTCTTTAATGTAGGTTTAAAAACCACGAGTGCTATTAATGGTTCCTTAATTCTTGCTACAGCTCCAGCTATTACAGGAGTATTTTCATTTTTTCTTTTAAAACAAAGACTAACATTTATGCAATGGCTTGCTATCTCAATAAGCTTTTTTGGAGTCATTATCATTTTAGTAAAGGGAGATGTAACCAAACTTTTTGATCTCAAATTTGAAATAGGTGATATTTACATATTGCTAATGGCTATCGTATTTTCATATTCACAGATTATTGTAAGCAAGCATTTAGCACATATAGATGCTATTAAAATGACCAGTATTGCATCTTTTTTTGCTTTGGTTTTATTTAGCATATTTTCTATTCCAGAGTTGGCCGTAAATACAATTCCTACTGCACCCTCCTTTTGGTGGAGTGTTTTATTTATGGGGGTATTGGGTACTGGTTTAGCCTATGCAGCCTTCTTTTATTGCGTTGTAAAACTTGGTACTACCATTTCTGCATTAAGCATGAATCTCATTCCCTTTTTTGCAGTTTTATTGGCTTTTCCTTTTGGAGAAAAATTACATAGTGTACAAATTTTTGGAGGAGTTATCATCATTCTTGGAATTGTAATTTTTAAGAGAAATAAACGTTAA
- a CDS encoding cupin domain-containing protein — MKKSLNLNEAFGEIKDYFLPKIVGEVNDVYAKLSKIKGNKVPWHAHENEDELFYIIRGELLFEIENKPSFIMKEGDLFIVPKGITHRVSSAEECHILLIESKETLHTGNVQSEITKSISEQQY; from the coding sequence ATGAAAAAAAGCTTAAACCTGAATGAAGCATTCGGTGAAATAAAAGATTACTTTTTGCCTAAAATTGTAGGTGAGGTAAATGATGTATATGCAAAGCTATCAAAGATAAAAGGCAATAAAGTTCCGTGGCATGCCCATGAGAATGAGGATGAGTTATTCTATATTATACGGGGAGAATTATTGTTTGAGATTGAGAATAAACCCTCATTTATCATGAAAGAAGGGGATTTGTTTATAGTTCCAAAAGGTATCACCCACAGGGTAAGTTCCGCAGAAGAGTGCCACATTCTTCTTATAGAGAGCAAGGAGACTTTGCATACGGGGAATGTACAAAGTGAAATCACCAAAAGTATTAGTGAACAACAATATTAA
- a CDS encoding aminotransferase class I/II-fold pyridoxal phosphate-dependent enzyme — MNLRDFKLERYFGKHEFTAKHLLSSSDCDGFSMNYILEQATAEELAIWENLHLGYTESAGHPLLLEAISKHYNTNISKRIVVATPGELNYITMNVLLKKEDHAVVVAPSYQSLYEVIKAIGCTISYWKPNEKDWTFNVADLRQLITPKTKVIVINFPHNPTGSYLSKLELEEIITIARENNCYLFSDEMYHKLMVSNAEELPTVCDLYEKGISLWGTSKSFGLAGLRTGWIVAQDEKLIEKIIAFKDYLSICNSAPAEILTIIALNHSNAFLKPNIEKIKKNSILFKEFQEKHKSIFPDFVPPKVGSTSFVPINYKGSALEFSDQLVEKTGIMAVPSEMFEYLGKYLRIGFGRENFKDTLNVLDTYLIKQQAI; from the coding sequence ATGAATTTACGCGATTTTAAATTAGAAAGGTATTTTGGTAAACACGAGTTTACTGCAAAGCACCTTTTATCTAGTTCTGACTGTGATGGCTTTTCAATGAATTATATATTAGAGCAAGCAACAGCAGAAGAACTGGCTATTTGGGAAAACTTGCACCTCGGCTATACCGAAAGTGCAGGACACCCCTTGTTGCTAGAAGCCATTTCTAAACATTACAATACCAATATTTCAAAAAGAATAGTAGTTGCTACACCTGGGGAGCTCAATTATATAACAATGAATGTCTTGTTAAAAAAAGAGGATCATGCAGTGGTGGTTGCTCCAAGTTATCAATCATTGTATGAGGTTATAAAGGCTATAGGCTGTACTATTTCGTATTGGAAACCTAATGAAAAGGATTGGACTTTTAATGTTGCCGACTTAAGACAATTAATAACTCCTAAAACCAAGGTTATCGTTATTAATTTTCCTCATAATCCTACTGGGAGCTATCTTTCAAAACTTGAATTAGAAGAAATAATTACTATTGCTAGAGAAAACAATTGCTATCTTTTTTCTGATGAAATGTATCATAAATTAATGGTTAGTAATGCAGAAGAACTACCGACTGTTTGCGATTTATATGAAAAAGGAATTAGCCTCTGGGGAACGTCAAAATCTTTTGGGTTGGCAGGATTGCGGACAGGATGGATTGTAGCTCAAGATGAAAAATTAATTGAAAAAATTATTGCTTTTAAAGACTATTTAAGCATCTGTAATAGTGCTCCTGCAGAAATACTAACCATCATTGCATTAAATCATAGTAATGCTTTTCTAAAGCCTAATATTGAAAAAATTAAAAAGAATAGTATCCTTTTTAAGGAATTTCAGGAGAAACATAAAAGCATATTCCCTGATTTTGTTCCTCCAAAGGTGGGCTCTACTTCGTTTGTTCCTATAAACTACAAAGGTTCTGCATTAGAATTTAGTGACCAATTGGTTGAAAAAACAGGAATTATGGCTGTTCCGTCTGAAATGTTTGAGTATTTAGGAAAATATTTGCGTATTGGTTTTGGGCGAGAAAATTTTAAAGACACATTAAATGTATTAGATACTTATTTAATAAAACAACAGGCAATATGA
- the speB gene encoding agmatinase, which produces MNTKTYAGIPEELGKLDQAKIVLIPVPYDGTSTWQKGADKGPQAFLNASENMELYDIETDTEVYKQGIHLVEAVTENNSPEAMVDAVHQVTKKYIKKNKFVTIFGGEHSISIGTIRAFNEMYPSLTVLQLDAHADLRESYEGSKCNHACAVYEASQTTNLIQVGIRSMDIIEKTVMDEDKTYFAHDMAVDDTWMDSAIDQMTDNVFITIDLDAFDPSILPSTGTPEPGGLLWYETLEFLKQVFEEKNVVGFDIVELCPNAKEKSSDFLAAKLYYKMLSYKFKNEDTDDDYDNSYDNTYVNKNTNSKFNEDDDY; this is translated from the coding sequence ATGAATACAAAGACTTACGCTGGAATTCCAGAAGAGCTTGGAAAATTAGACCAAGCTAAAATAGTATTAATTCCTGTGCCTTATGATGGCACAAGCACATGGCAAAAAGGAGCAGATAAAGGTCCTCAAGCTTTTTTAAATGCCTCAGAAAATATGGAGCTGTATGATATTGAGACTGATACCGAAGTGTATAAACAAGGTATACATTTAGTTGAAGCTGTGACTGAAAACAACTCACCAGAAGCAATGGTAGATGCAGTACATCAGGTAACAAAAAAGTACATTAAAAAAAATAAGTTTGTAACCATTTTTGGAGGCGAACACTCAATTTCTATCGGAACTATTCGTGCGTTCAATGAGATGTATCCAAGCTTAACGGTGTTACAGTTAGATGCGCATGCCGATTTACGTGAAAGCTACGAAGGTTCAAAATGTAATCATGCTTGCGCAGTATATGAAGCGAGTCAAACTACTAACCTAATTCAAGTAGGTATTCGCTCGATGGACATCATTGAAAAAACAGTCATGGATGAGGATAAAACCTATTTTGCTCACGATATGGCTGTAGATGATACTTGGATGGATTCTGCTATAGACCAAATGACAGATAATGTATTTATTACTATAGATTTAGATGCGTTCGATCCTTCTATTTTACCAAGCACAGGAACACCTGAACCTGGAGGATTATTATGGTACGAAACCTTAGAGTTTTTAAAGCAAGTATTTGAAGAGAAAAATGTTGTAGGGTTTGATATTGTGGAGTTGTGCCCTAATGCAAAAGAAAAATCTTCAGATTTTCTAGCTGCAAAATTATACTATAAAATGCTAAGCTATAAGTTTAAAAATGAAGATACTGATGATGATTATGATAACTCTTATGATAATACATATGTAAATAAAAATACGAACTCTAAATTTAATGAAGACGATGACTACTAA
- a CDS encoding cellulose synthase family protein has translation MILETIIIIIYSTTLILIFMYALAQLNLLFNYLSAQKKQDKSPKFDFSNPNEIPFVTIQLPVYNELYVMERLLENISKMEYPKNKLEIQVLDDSTDESFQVTANHIKALQQSGLDIKHVLRDGRKNFKAGALKEGLKVAKGEFIAIFDADFMPKKDWLKRTIPYFKDTEVGVVQTRWGHINKNYSLLTKVQAFALDAHFSLEQVGRNSKGHFINFNGTAGVWRKQCIIDAGNWEGDTLTEDLDLSYRAQLKNWKFKYLEDVETPAELPVVISAARTQQFRWNKGGAENFRKMMWKVLKNQNISAKTKIHGLLHLLNSTMFLNVLIVGILSIPMLYIKNEHIHLRMYFYMMSFFVISTVIFFICYWFIFKKTYGSSLKSFVQYIGMFITFFSIAMGFSLHNSIAVIEGHLGKRSDFIRTPKFNIKSLKDSWKGNKYLKKNISLNVIFEGLLMLYFAFGMYSAFVVGDQGGDFGLFPFHLMLFLGFGYVFFKSITSKA, from the coding sequence ATGATTTTAGAAACCATCATTATCATTATTTATTCTACAACACTCATACTGATTTTTATGTATGCTTTGGCTCAGTTAAATCTGTTATTTAATTATCTATCTGCTCAAAAAAAACAAGATAAATCTCCTAAATTTGATTTTTCAAATCCTAATGAAATTCCTTTTGTGACTATTCAGCTTCCAGTATACAATGAACTTTATGTCATGGAGCGTTTACTGGAAAATATTTCTAAAATGGAGTATCCAAAAAACAAGTTGGAAATACAAGTACTAGACGATTCTACTGATGAATCTTTTCAAGTTACTGCCAATCATATTAAAGCACTACAACAATCAGGATTAGATATTAAACACGTACTTCGTGATGGACGAAAAAACTTTAAAGCAGGCGCCTTAAAAGAAGGGTTGAAAGTTGCAAAAGGTGAATTTATCGCTATTTTTGATGCCGATTTTATGCCAAAAAAAGATTGGCTCAAGCGAACCATTCCTTATTTTAAAGACACAGAAGTTGGTGTGGTACAAACACGTTGGGGACATATTAATAAAAATTATTCCCTACTTACCAAAGTGCAAGCCTTTGCTTTAGACGCTCATTTCTCTTTAGAACAAGTTGGACGAAATAGTAAAGGTCATTTCATCAACTTTAATGGAACTGCAGGTGTTTGGCGAAAACAATGCATCATTGATGCGGGAAATTGGGAAGGAGACACACTCACTGAAGATCTAGATTTAAGTTACAGAGCTCAGCTTAAAAATTGGAAGTTCAAATATTTAGAAGATGTTGAAACACCTGCTGAATTACCTGTAGTAATTAGTGCAGCGAGAACGCAACAATTTAGATGGAATAAAGGTGGTGCAGAAAACTTTAGAAAAATGATGTGGAAGGTTTTAAAAAACCAGAATATTTCAGCAAAAACTAAAATTCATGGACTGCTTCATTTGTTAAATAGTACTATGTTTTTAAATGTCTTGATTGTTGGGATTTTGAGTATCCCAATGCTATATATTAAAAACGAACACATACATCTTAGAATGTATTTTTATATGATGAGTTTCTTCGTGATTAGTACAGTCATATTTTTTATTTGCTATTGGTTTATATTTAAGAAAACTTATGGAAGTAGTTTAAAGAGTTTCGTGCAATACATAGGTATGTTCATTACCTTTTTCTCTATTGCAATGGGCTTCTCCTTGCATAATTCCATTGCAGTAATAGAAGGGCATTTAGGTAAACGTAGTGATTTTATTAGAACTCCAAAATTCAATATTAAATCATTAAAAGATAGCTGGAAAGGCAACAAATACCTTAAAAAGAATATCTCTTTAAATGTTATTTTTGAAGGCTTATTGATGCTCTATTTTGCCTTTGGGATGTATAGCGCGTTTGTAGTTGGTGATCAAGGTGGCGATTTTGGTCTGTTCCCATTTCACCTGATGCTTTTTTTAGGCTTTGGTTATGTGTTTTTTAAGTCGATAACGTCAAAGGCGTAA
- a CDS encoding deoxyhypusine synthase family protein: MTTKGPISQFIETHYLHFNAAALVDAAKGYETQLDSGAKMLVSLAGAMSTAELGKSFAEMIRQDKVHIISCTGANLEEDIMNLVAHSHYKRVPNYRDLTPQEEWDLLEKGLNRVTDTCIPEHEAFRRLQKHIVKIWKDAEAKEERYLPHEYMYKMLLSGVLEEYYEIDIKDSWMYAAAEKNLPIVCPGWEDSTMGNIFASYVLKGELKASTMKSGIEYMTFLADWYTNNSKKGIGFFQIGGGIAGDFPICVVPMLYQDMERTDTPFWSYFCQISDSTTSYGSYSGAVPNEKITWGKLDIDTPKFIIESDATIVAPLIFAYLLGQ; this comes from the coding sequence ATGACTACTAAAGGCCCAATTTCGCAATTTATTGAAACGCATTATTTGCATTTTAATGCAGCAGCTTTGGTTGATGCAGCAAAAGGTTATGAAACACAACTAGATTCAGGTGCTAAAATGTTAGTATCGTTAGCAGGAGCTATGAGTACTGCTGAATTAGGTAAAAGTTTTGCTGAAATGATTCGTCAAGATAAAGTACATATTATTTCTTGTACAGGAGCAAATTTAGAAGAAGACATCATGAATTTGGTAGCACATTCGCATTATAAGCGTGTGCCAAATTATCGTGATTTAACACCTCAAGAAGAATGGGATTTGTTAGAGAAAGGACTAAATAGAGTTACTGATACATGTATTCCTGAGCACGAAGCTTTCCGTAGATTACAAAAGCATATTGTAAAAATTTGGAAAGACGCAGAAGCGAAAGAAGAACGCTATTTACCACATGAGTATATGTACAAAATGTTGTTATCTGGTGTGCTAGAGGAATATTATGAGATTGACATAAAAGACTCTTGGATGTACGCAGCTGCCGAAAAGAATTTGCCAATAGTTTGCCCAGGTTGGGAAGATAGTACTATGGGAAATATTTTTGCAAGTTATGTGCTTAAAGGAGAGCTGAAAGCAAGCACTATGAAATCTGGAATAGAATACATGACCTTTTTAGCAGATTGGTATACTAATAACTCTAAAAAAGGCATCGGTTTTTTCCAAATAGGAGGAGGAATTGCAGGTGATTTTCCAATATGTGTAGTGCCAATGTTATATCAAGATATGGAACGTACAGACACGCCTTTTTGGAGTTATTTCTGCCAGATAAGTGATTCTACAACTAGTTACGGCTCGTATTCTGGGGCAGTGCCAAACGAAAAAATAACTTGGGGAAAATTAGATATAGATACGCCTAAGTTTATTATAGAAAGTGATGCAACTATTGTTGCGCCTTTAATTTTTGCTTATCTTCTAGGACAATAA
- a CDS encoding arginine decarboxylase — protein sequence MNTKYIDLINQTFDFPQEEFKLTEHKLQFHDVDLMQLVEQYGAPLKFTYLPQISNNIQRAKQWFNNAIEKYDYKGKYNYCYCTKSSHFKHVLHEALKNDIHIETSSAFDIDIVENLKREGKINNDTYVISNGFKRAQYVTNIARLINEGHKNCIPIIDNYEEIDLLSQEINGKFNVGIRIASEEEPKFEFYTSRLGIGYKNIVPFYKNQIQNNKRVKLKMLHFFINTGIRDNAYYWNELLKCLKVYTSLKKICPSLDSLNIGGGFPIKNSLAFDFDYEYLVDEIVNQINITCEEEEVDVPNIFTEFGSFTVGESGGAIYEVLYQKQQNDREKWNMINSSFITTLPDTWAINKRFIMLPINRWDQSYERILLGGLTCDSDDYYNSEQHMNAIYLPKYNKEKPLYIGFFNTGAYQETIGGFGGLQHCLIPTPKHILINKDADGNITTELFCEQQKSEDLLKILGYNMKPETSATQSINKSADVQLADK from the coding sequence ATGAATACTAAATACATTGATTTAATCAATCAAACTTTCGATTTTCCACAAGAAGAGTTTAAGCTTACGGAACACAAATTACAATTTCATGATGTCGACCTAATGCAATTGGTAGAACAATATGGAGCACCATTAAAATTTACATATTTACCTCAAATATCTAACAACATTCAACGCGCTAAACAATGGTTTAATAATGCAATTGAAAAGTATGATTATAAGGGTAAATACAACTATTGTTATTGTACAAAAAGTTCACATTTTAAACATGTGTTACATGAAGCGTTAAAAAATGACATACATATCGAAACTTCTTCAGCATTTGATATAGATATTGTTGAAAACCTTAAACGTGAAGGTAAAATAAACAATGATACATATGTAATAAGTAATGGATTTAAACGTGCACAATATGTCACAAACATTGCGAGACTTATTAATGAAGGGCACAAAAACTGTATTCCTATCATTGATAATTACGAGGAAATAGATTTGCTATCACAAGAAATTAATGGCAAATTTAATGTTGGGATACGTATTGCTTCAGAAGAAGAACCAAAGTTTGAGTTTTATACATCTAGATTGGGTATTGGCTACAAAAACATTGTGCCATTTTATAAAAATCAAATTCAAAATAATAAAAGAGTAAAGCTTAAAATGCTTCACTTTTTTATCAATACAGGCATAAGAGACAACGCATATTATTGGAACGAATTGTTAAAGTGCTTAAAAGTATATACAAGCTTAAAAAAGATTTGTCCAAGTTTAGATAGTTTAAATATTGGAGGCGGATTTCCTATAAAAAATTCATTAGCATTCGACTTTGATTATGAGTATTTAGTGGATGAAATTGTAAACCAAATCAACATAACTTGTGAAGAAGAAGAAGTTGATGTGCCAAATATTTTTACAGAATTTGGAAGCTTTACAGTTGGTGAAAGTGGCGGGGCTATATATGAAGTGTTGTACCAAAAACAACAAAACGATCGTGAAAAATGGAACATGATTAACTCATCATTTATTACAACCTTGCCAGATACTTGGGCAATTAACAAGCGTTTTATTATGTTGCCTATAAATCGTTGGGATCAAAGCTATGAGCGTATTTTACTAGGTGGCTTAACTTGCGATAGTGACGATTACTATAATAGCGAACAACACATGAATGCTATTTATTTACCAAAATACAACAAAGAGAAACCATTATATATTGGCTTTTTTAATACTGGAGCTTACCAAGAAACCATTGGCGGATTTGGAGGTTTGCAACACTGTTTAATTCCAACACCAAAACATATTTTAATAAATAAAGATGCTGATGGAAACATTACCACAGAATTATTTTGTGAACAACAAAAAAGTGAAGATTTGCTTAAAATATTAGGTTACAATATGAAACCTGAAACAAGCGCAACACAATCAATTAACAAAAGTGCTGATGTTCAATTAGCAGATAAATAA
- a CDS encoding bleomycin resistance protein, producing the protein METSFHLSLPCLSVRDTKRFYVDTIGASMGRTTQNWVDINLFNHQLTFIKAEKFNFNNPNYVFEGKILPSFHFGVIVGVEIWGNIYSKLSEKNLEIVTQTTFLKDKLGEHLSFFIKDPNDYMLEFKSFKEPKEMFKS; encoded by the coding sequence ATGGAAACTTCATTTCATTTATCTTTACCATGCTTAAGCGTGAGAGATACCAAGAGATTTTATGTTGATACAATTGGTGCTTCAATGGGAAGGACAACTCAAAATTGGGTAGACATTAATCTATTTAATCATCAATTAACCTTTATAAAGGCAGAAAAATTTAATTTTAATAATCCTAATTATGTGTTTGAAGGCAAAATTTTGCCATCCTTTCACTTTGGAGTAATTGTAGGTGTTGAAATTTGGGGAAATATCTATTCCAAACTAAGTGAAAAAAATTTAGAGATTGTAACCCAAACCACTTTCTTAAAAGATAAGCTGGGAGAACATTTGTCTTTTTTTATTAAAGATCCTAATGATTATATGTTAGAATTTAAGAGTTTTAAAGAGCCAAAAGAGATGTTTAAATCTTAA
- a CDS encoding glycosyltransferase family 2 protein, with amino-acid sequence MPIIKVIIPAYNEADSISHVINDIPEIVDEVIVVSNNSTDATETNAKQAGATVLKESRKGYGYACLKGMEYVSKQETKPDIIVFLDGDYSDYPEELTKIVEPIVNEDIDFVIGSRVKRLREQGSMTIPQIFGNWLATNLMRLMFKSTFTDLGPFRAIKHEKLLALNMEDKTYGWTVEMQLKALKQKLSYVEIPVNYRNRIGVSKVSGTIKGAIFAGIKILGWIFKYSFKK; translated from the coding sequence ATGCCAATAATAAAAGTCATCATTCCAGCTTATAATGAAGCTGATTCAATCTCTCATGTCATAAACGACATTCCTGAGATTGTCGATGAGGTTATTGTGGTGAGTAATAATTCAACTGACGCAACCGAAACTAATGCCAAACAAGCTGGAGCAACCGTTTTAAAAGAATCGAGAAAAGGATATGGCTATGCATGCTTAAAAGGAATGGAGTATGTTTCAAAACAGGAAACGAAACCAGATATTATTGTTTTTTTAGATGGTGATTACAGTGATTACCCAGAAGAACTTACCAAAATAGTAGAGCCGATTGTAAATGAGGACATTGATTTTGTAATTGGATCTAGAGTTAAGCGACTTAGAGAACAAGGTTCAATGACCATACCTCAAATATTTGGAAACTGGTTAGCCACAAATTTAATGCGATTAATGTTCAAATCAACATTTACTGACTTAGGACCTTTTAGAGCCATAAAACATGAAAAGCTATTGGCTTTAAATATGGAAGATAAAACATATGGCTGGACTGTAGAAATGCAACTAAAAGCCTTAAAACAAAAATTAAGTTATGTTGAAATTCCTGTGAATTATAGAAACCGAATTGGTGTTTCCAAAGTATCTGGAACTATAAAAGGTGCTATATTTGCAGGCATAAAAATATTAGGTTGGATTTTTAAATACAGCTTTAAAAAATGA